One part of the Tachysurus vachellii isolate PV-2020 chromosome 6, HZAU_Pvac_v1, whole genome shotgun sequence genome encodes these proteins:
- the mlip gene encoding muscular LMNA-interacting protein isoform X1, with product MTLKQPRGALGKVSVVFAVKLKSFTFLPVLKKLPTENRVKSVLEKESSKLSEAIGDHGTTEEKTTDKGTYKAEVVNVSDMEPQVITKHYETRQQKSTTKSAVAPLPPPAVADAEIGCTSPKPSAGTLVTADKHPVTPQQGCHHPGTETTSGLFLNSESQREEEVLSPMSSVDLFTSPFSSKESILSEGWEQDPGWFALQMLSRSASVSPCSSVRSGAFTPSVMRIKCHTLAPGSSLMQMTLNSCQTLGCNKHITSPCPLSTRARHRPPPTQLSLLTAILRKGRLPVLSPELQRPYSPCWPISPINMTSCLACSAALAVAPMVGSRAKSCLSKGTTCTAPSCKSRPNPPGLIAKTEPVSLKNQSKESLLSNAVETTDATPEGRSSLTWSSYSSLVPPPAHICKQTQKGNHVSTDPSFFLGSSSSRQVHFSSESNLGSQIQGNRDKSNGTSPILRTTKPIQISSSDLKCMQMAHERSPTPDPKPIQQSQDNWALTVPKYTDVNPGSHLRNNRKIFHELERIHSLSPVFQHSPSPRVGGLTHLSNTPSVSPVLPSSRPGSCTSTSDRNTLSSSPAIPYHHLSPSPSYSLRSSPTPSHRESSPDPIDKDSKKPYKIKSTYKALAAIPTNKLLLEQQAIDDEVQKNIDLLDPSDSFAWEDPHSQMCSPAQLRQQSRELYQVIDEVLKDSTRAEASSPASKLTTHCAASETTRTLSPSPRSFGRETKYANFHHQPPAPAEKTLTKPGVIRPAVVMSRLDEDKEKSCFLNYYQRPQDFSTDHQDKHASSTLSMKDEIRGRRDLEGGRDSSEEPEKCVSSSTTLMNQAREHSTPSPRNTSLYNVYTPI from the exons ATGACTTTGAAGCAGCCACGCGGGGCCTTAGGAAAG gtctCCGTTGTCTTTGCAGTCAAGCTCAAGTCATTTACCTTCCTGCCAGTTCTGAAAAAGCTGCCTACGGAGAACAGGGTTAAATCAGTGTTGGAGAAAGAATCAAGTAAACTTAGTGAG GCTATAGGAGACCATGGCaccacagaggaaaaaacaacGGATAAAGGTACTTACAAGGCTGAGGTTGTGAACGTTAGTGACATGGAGCCACAAGTGATAACCAAGCACTATGAAACTCGG cagcAGAAATCTACTACCAAGTCAGCTGTTGCCCCATTGCCTCCCCCAGCAGTGGCTGATGCTGAAATAGGATGTACAAGTCCAAAGCCTAGCGCTGGCACCCTGGTCACAGCTGATAAACACCCAGTGACTCCTCAGCAGGGGTGTCACCACCCTGGAACTGAGACCACCTCAGGGCTGTTTTTAAATAGTGAATctcagagagaggaggaggtcCTGAGCCCAATGAGCTCTGTGGACCTTTTTACGTCTCCTTTCTCTTCCAAAGAGTCCATCCTCTCTGAGGGTTGGGAGCAGGATCCAGGCTGGTTTGCTCTCCAAATGCTATCTCGTAGTGCTTCCGTCTCCCCCTGTTCGTCTGTGAGGTCAGGAGCTTTCACCCCATCAGTGATGAGAATCAAGTGTCACACACTTGCCCCTGGCTCCAGCCTAATGCAGATGACACTTAACTCCTGTCAGACACTTGGCTGCAACAAACATATCACCTCGCCATGCCCCTTGTCCACCCGTGCCCGTCACAGGCCCCCACCCACACAACTGTCACTATTAACAGCCATCTTGAGAAAGGGCCGTTTGCCAGTCCTTTCTCCTGAATTGCAGAGACCCTACTCTCCTTGTTGGCCCATTAGCCCAATCAACATGACCTCCTGCCTGGCATGTTCAGCAGCTTTAGCTGTAGCTCCCATGGTGGGCTCACGAGCAAAGTCTTGTCTGTCTAAAGGCACAACTTGTACAGCGCCCAGTTGCAAATCAAGACCAAATCCCCCGGGTTTAATTGCTAAGACAGAGCCTGTGTCACTCAAGAACCAGAGCAAGGAAAGCCTCTTATCAAACGCAGTTGAAACAACAGATGCAACACCAGAAGGAAGAAGCTCTTTGACCTGGTCAAGCTATTCTTCTTTGGTGCCTCCTCCAGCACACATATGCAAACAAACCCAAAAAGGCAATCATGTATCCACAGACCCCAGCTTTTTTCTTGGTTCATCTTCCTCCAGACAAGTGCATTTTTCTTCTGAGTCCAATTTAGGCTCACAAATCCAAGGAAATAGAGACAAATCAAATGGCACCTCTCCTATTTTAAGAACCACAAAACCAATTCAGATATCATCCTCAGATTTGAAATGCATGCAGATGGCACATGAACGATCTCCTACGCCCGATCCCAAGCCCATTCAGCAGTCTCAAGACAACTGGGCTTTAACAGTCCCAAAGTACACAGATGTCAACCCAGGTTCTCATTTGCGAAACAACAGGAAAATTTTCCATGAACTAGAAAGAATTCATTCACTATCGCCAGTTTTTCAACATTCCCCTTCCCCAAGGGTTGGTGGCCTAACCCATCTCTCCAACACACCTTCTGTTTCACCAGTCCTTCCCTCATCAAGGCCTGGCTCCTGTACTTCTACATCAGACCGCAACACATTGTCTTCATCTCCAGCAATTCCCTATCATCACCTTTCCCCTTCTCCCTCTTACTCTCTCCGTTCCTCACCTACTCCATCCCATAGGGAAAGCAGTCCCGATCCCATAGACAAGGATAGCAAAAAG CCCTACAAAATCAAGTCCACCTACAAGGCTCTTGCTGCTATTCCAACCAATAAACTCCTTCTGGAACAGCAG gCAATTGATGATGAGGTCCAAAAGAACATTGATCTTCTGGACCCCAGTGATAGTTTTGCATGGGAGGACCCTCATTCTCAG ATGTGTAGCCCTGCCCAGCTCCGACAGCAGTCCAGAGAGCTGTATCAAGTGATTGATGAAGTATTAAAAGACTCAACCCGAGCA GAAGCATCAAGCCCTGCTAGCAAACTCACCACACACTGTGCGGCATCTGAGACAACACGG ACACTTTCACCATCACCAAGATCTTTTGGACGAGAAACAAAATAC GCTAATTTTCATCACCAACCTCCTGCCCCTGCTGAGAAAACGCTG ACAAAGCCTGGGGTTATAAGACCAGCCGTGGTTATGTCAAGATTAGatgaagacaaagagaaaagttgttttttaaattattatcaGAGACCTCAAGATTTCTCCACAGACCACCAGGACAAG CATGCCAGCAGTACGTTGTCTATGAAGGATGAGATACGTGGAAGAAGAGATTTGGAAGGAGGCAGGGATTCCTCTGAGGAACCCGAGAAGTGTGTGTCAAGCTCAACGACTTTGATGAATCAGGCCAGGGAACACAGCACTCCGTCACCGAGAAACACATCTCTGTATAACGTGTATACTCCCATTTAA
- the mlip gene encoding muscular LMNA-interacting protein isoform X2, with product MTLKQPRGALGKVSVVFAVKLKSFTFLPVLKKLPTENRVKSVLEKESSKLSEAIGDHGTTEEKTTDKGTYKAEVVNVSDMEPQVITKHYETRQKSTTKSAVAPLPPPAVADAEIGCTSPKPSAGTLVTADKHPVTPQQGCHHPGTETTSGLFLNSESQREEEVLSPMSSVDLFTSPFSSKESILSEGWEQDPGWFALQMLSRSASVSPCSSVRSGAFTPSVMRIKCHTLAPGSSLMQMTLNSCQTLGCNKHITSPCPLSTRARHRPPPTQLSLLTAILRKGRLPVLSPELQRPYSPCWPISPINMTSCLACSAALAVAPMVGSRAKSCLSKGTTCTAPSCKSRPNPPGLIAKTEPVSLKNQSKESLLSNAVETTDATPEGRSSLTWSSYSSLVPPPAHICKQTQKGNHVSTDPSFFLGSSSSRQVHFSSESNLGSQIQGNRDKSNGTSPILRTTKPIQISSSDLKCMQMAHERSPTPDPKPIQQSQDNWALTVPKYTDVNPGSHLRNNRKIFHELERIHSLSPVFQHSPSPRVGGLTHLSNTPSVSPVLPSSRPGSCTSTSDRNTLSSSPAIPYHHLSPSPSYSLRSSPTPSHRESSPDPIDKDSKKPYKIKSTYKALAAIPTNKLLLEQQAIDDEVQKNIDLLDPSDSFAWEDPHSQMCSPAQLRQQSRELYQVIDEVLKDSTRAEASSPASKLTTHCAASETTRTLSPSPRSFGRETKYANFHHQPPAPAEKTLTKPGVIRPAVVMSRLDEDKEKSCFLNYYQRPQDFSTDHQDKHASSTLSMKDEIRGRRDLEGGRDSSEEPEKCVSSSTTLMNQAREHSTPSPRNTSLYNVYTPI from the exons ATGACTTTGAAGCAGCCACGCGGGGCCTTAGGAAAG gtctCCGTTGTCTTTGCAGTCAAGCTCAAGTCATTTACCTTCCTGCCAGTTCTGAAAAAGCTGCCTACGGAGAACAGGGTTAAATCAGTGTTGGAGAAAGAATCAAGTAAACTTAGTGAG GCTATAGGAGACCATGGCaccacagaggaaaaaacaacGGATAAAGGTACTTACAAGGCTGAGGTTGTGAACGTTAGTGACATGGAGCCACAAGTGATAACCAAGCACTATGAAACTCGG cAGAAATCTACTACCAAGTCAGCTGTTGCCCCATTGCCTCCCCCAGCAGTGGCTGATGCTGAAATAGGATGTACAAGTCCAAAGCCTAGCGCTGGCACCCTGGTCACAGCTGATAAACACCCAGTGACTCCTCAGCAGGGGTGTCACCACCCTGGAACTGAGACCACCTCAGGGCTGTTTTTAAATAGTGAATctcagagagaggaggaggtcCTGAGCCCAATGAGCTCTGTGGACCTTTTTACGTCTCCTTTCTCTTCCAAAGAGTCCATCCTCTCTGAGGGTTGGGAGCAGGATCCAGGCTGGTTTGCTCTCCAAATGCTATCTCGTAGTGCTTCCGTCTCCCCCTGTTCGTCTGTGAGGTCAGGAGCTTTCACCCCATCAGTGATGAGAATCAAGTGTCACACACTTGCCCCTGGCTCCAGCCTAATGCAGATGACACTTAACTCCTGTCAGACACTTGGCTGCAACAAACATATCACCTCGCCATGCCCCTTGTCCACCCGTGCCCGTCACAGGCCCCCACCCACACAACTGTCACTATTAACAGCCATCTTGAGAAAGGGCCGTTTGCCAGTCCTTTCTCCTGAATTGCAGAGACCCTACTCTCCTTGTTGGCCCATTAGCCCAATCAACATGACCTCCTGCCTGGCATGTTCAGCAGCTTTAGCTGTAGCTCCCATGGTGGGCTCACGAGCAAAGTCTTGTCTGTCTAAAGGCACAACTTGTACAGCGCCCAGTTGCAAATCAAGACCAAATCCCCCGGGTTTAATTGCTAAGACAGAGCCTGTGTCACTCAAGAACCAGAGCAAGGAAAGCCTCTTATCAAACGCAGTTGAAACAACAGATGCAACACCAGAAGGAAGAAGCTCTTTGACCTGGTCAAGCTATTCTTCTTTGGTGCCTCCTCCAGCACACATATGCAAACAAACCCAAAAAGGCAATCATGTATCCACAGACCCCAGCTTTTTTCTTGGTTCATCTTCCTCCAGACAAGTGCATTTTTCTTCTGAGTCCAATTTAGGCTCACAAATCCAAGGAAATAGAGACAAATCAAATGGCACCTCTCCTATTTTAAGAACCACAAAACCAATTCAGATATCATCCTCAGATTTGAAATGCATGCAGATGGCACATGAACGATCTCCTACGCCCGATCCCAAGCCCATTCAGCAGTCTCAAGACAACTGGGCTTTAACAGTCCCAAAGTACACAGATGTCAACCCAGGTTCTCATTTGCGAAACAACAGGAAAATTTTCCATGAACTAGAAAGAATTCATTCACTATCGCCAGTTTTTCAACATTCCCCTTCCCCAAGGGTTGGTGGCCTAACCCATCTCTCCAACACACCTTCTGTTTCACCAGTCCTTCCCTCATCAAGGCCTGGCTCCTGTACTTCTACATCAGACCGCAACACATTGTCTTCATCTCCAGCAATTCCCTATCATCACCTTTCCCCTTCTCCCTCTTACTCTCTCCGTTCCTCACCTACTCCATCCCATAGGGAAAGCAGTCCCGATCCCATAGACAAGGATAGCAAAAAG CCCTACAAAATCAAGTCCACCTACAAGGCTCTTGCTGCTATTCCAACCAATAAACTCCTTCTGGAACAGCAG gCAATTGATGATGAGGTCCAAAAGAACATTGATCTTCTGGACCCCAGTGATAGTTTTGCATGGGAGGACCCTCATTCTCAG ATGTGTAGCCCTGCCCAGCTCCGACAGCAGTCCAGAGAGCTGTATCAAGTGATTGATGAAGTATTAAAAGACTCAACCCGAGCA GAAGCATCAAGCCCTGCTAGCAAACTCACCACACACTGTGCGGCATCTGAGACAACACGG ACACTTTCACCATCACCAAGATCTTTTGGACGAGAAACAAAATAC GCTAATTTTCATCACCAACCTCCTGCCCCTGCTGAGAAAACGCTG ACAAAGCCTGGGGTTATAAGACCAGCCGTGGTTATGTCAAGATTAGatgaagacaaagagaaaagttgttttttaaattattatcaGAGACCTCAAGATTTCTCCACAGACCACCAGGACAAG CATGCCAGCAGTACGTTGTCTATGAAGGATGAGATACGTGGAAGAAGAGATTTGGAAGGAGGCAGGGATTCCTCTGAGGAACCCGAGAAGTGTGTGTCAAGCTCAACGACTTTGATGAATCAGGCCAGGGAACACAGCACTCCGTCACCGAGAAACACATCTCTGTATAACGTGTATACTCCCATTTAA
- the mlip gene encoding muscular LMNA-interacting protein isoform X3 — translation MTLKQPRGALGKVSVVFAVKLKSFTFLPVLKKLPTENRVKSVLEKESSKLSEAIGDHGTTEEKTTDKGTYKAEVVNVSDMEPQVITKHYETRQQKSTTKSAVAPLPPPAVADAEIGCTSPKPSAGTLVTADKHPVTPQQGCHHPGTETTSGLFLNSESQREEEVLSPMSSVDLFTSPFSSKESILSEGWEQDPGWFALQMLSRSASVSPCSSVRSGAFTPSVMRIKCHTLAPGSSLMQMTLNSCQTLGCNKHITSPCPLSTRARHRPPPTQLSLLTAILRKGRLPVLSPELQRPYSPCWPISPINMTSCLACSAALAVAPMVGSRAKSCLSKGTTCTAPSCKSRPNPPGLIAKTEPVSLKNQSKESLLSNAVETTDATPEGRSSLTWSSYSSLVPPPAHICKQTQKGNHVSTDPSFFLGSSSSRQVHFSSESNLGSQIQGNRDKSNGTSPILRTTKPIQISSSDLKCMQMAHERSPTPDPKPIQQSQDNWALTVPKYTDVNPGSHLRNNRKIFHELERIHSLSPVFQHSPSPRVGGLTHLSNTPSVSPVLPSSRPGSCTSTSDRNTLSSSPAIPYHHLSPSPSYSLRSSPTPSHRESSPDPIDKDSKKPYKIKSTYKALAAIPTNKLLLEQQAIDDEVQKNIDLLDPSDSFAWEDPHSQMCSPAQLRQQSRELYQVIDEVLKDSTRAEASSPASKLTTHCAASETTRTLSPSPRSFGRETKYANFHHQPPAPAEKTLTKPGVIRPAVVMSRLDEDKEKSCFLNYYQRPQDFSTDHQDKRSPRGLSDFLDSLRSSTTWPQADGS, via the exons ATGACTTTGAAGCAGCCACGCGGGGCCTTAGGAAAG gtctCCGTTGTCTTTGCAGTCAAGCTCAAGTCATTTACCTTCCTGCCAGTTCTGAAAAAGCTGCCTACGGAGAACAGGGTTAAATCAGTGTTGGAGAAAGAATCAAGTAAACTTAGTGAG GCTATAGGAGACCATGGCaccacagaggaaaaaacaacGGATAAAGGTACTTACAAGGCTGAGGTTGTGAACGTTAGTGACATGGAGCCACAAGTGATAACCAAGCACTATGAAACTCGG cagcAGAAATCTACTACCAAGTCAGCTGTTGCCCCATTGCCTCCCCCAGCAGTGGCTGATGCTGAAATAGGATGTACAAGTCCAAAGCCTAGCGCTGGCACCCTGGTCACAGCTGATAAACACCCAGTGACTCCTCAGCAGGGGTGTCACCACCCTGGAACTGAGACCACCTCAGGGCTGTTTTTAAATAGTGAATctcagagagaggaggaggtcCTGAGCCCAATGAGCTCTGTGGACCTTTTTACGTCTCCTTTCTCTTCCAAAGAGTCCATCCTCTCTGAGGGTTGGGAGCAGGATCCAGGCTGGTTTGCTCTCCAAATGCTATCTCGTAGTGCTTCCGTCTCCCCCTGTTCGTCTGTGAGGTCAGGAGCTTTCACCCCATCAGTGATGAGAATCAAGTGTCACACACTTGCCCCTGGCTCCAGCCTAATGCAGATGACACTTAACTCCTGTCAGACACTTGGCTGCAACAAACATATCACCTCGCCATGCCCCTTGTCCACCCGTGCCCGTCACAGGCCCCCACCCACACAACTGTCACTATTAACAGCCATCTTGAGAAAGGGCCGTTTGCCAGTCCTTTCTCCTGAATTGCAGAGACCCTACTCTCCTTGTTGGCCCATTAGCCCAATCAACATGACCTCCTGCCTGGCATGTTCAGCAGCTTTAGCTGTAGCTCCCATGGTGGGCTCACGAGCAAAGTCTTGTCTGTCTAAAGGCACAACTTGTACAGCGCCCAGTTGCAAATCAAGACCAAATCCCCCGGGTTTAATTGCTAAGACAGAGCCTGTGTCACTCAAGAACCAGAGCAAGGAAAGCCTCTTATCAAACGCAGTTGAAACAACAGATGCAACACCAGAAGGAAGAAGCTCTTTGACCTGGTCAAGCTATTCTTCTTTGGTGCCTCCTCCAGCACACATATGCAAACAAACCCAAAAAGGCAATCATGTATCCACAGACCCCAGCTTTTTTCTTGGTTCATCTTCCTCCAGACAAGTGCATTTTTCTTCTGAGTCCAATTTAGGCTCACAAATCCAAGGAAATAGAGACAAATCAAATGGCACCTCTCCTATTTTAAGAACCACAAAACCAATTCAGATATCATCCTCAGATTTGAAATGCATGCAGATGGCACATGAACGATCTCCTACGCCCGATCCCAAGCCCATTCAGCAGTCTCAAGACAACTGGGCTTTAACAGTCCCAAAGTACACAGATGTCAACCCAGGTTCTCATTTGCGAAACAACAGGAAAATTTTCCATGAACTAGAAAGAATTCATTCACTATCGCCAGTTTTTCAACATTCCCCTTCCCCAAGGGTTGGTGGCCTAACCCATCTCTCCAACACACCTTCTGTTTCACCAGTCCTTCCCTCATCAAGGCCTGGCTCCTGTACTTCTACATCAGACCGCAACACATTGTCTTCATCTCCAGCAATTCCCTATCATCACCTTTCCCCTTCTCCCTCTTACTCTCTCCGTTCCTCACCTACTCCATCCCATAGGGAAAGCAGTCCCGATCCCATAGACAAGGATAGCAAAAAG CCCTACAAAATCAAGTCCACCTACAAGGCTCTTGCTGCTATTCCAACCAATAAACTCCTTCTGGAACAGCAG gCAATTGATGATGAGGTCCAAAAGAACATTGATCTTCTGGACCCCAGTGATAGTTTTGCATGGGAGGACCCTCATTCTCAG ATGTGTAGCCCTGCCCAGCTCCGACAGCAGTCCAGAGAGCTGTATCAAGTGATTGATGAAGTATTAAAAGACTCAACCCGAGCA GAAGCATCAAGCCCTGCTAGCAAACTCACCACACACTGTGCGGCATCTGAGACAACACGG ACACTTTCACCATCACCAAGATCTTTTGGACGAGAAACAAAATAC GCTAATTTTCATCACCAACCTCCTGCCCCTGCTGAGAAAACGCTG ACAAAGCCTGGGGTTATAAGACCAGCCGTGGTTATGTCAAGATTAGatgaagacaaagagaaaagttgttttttaaattattatcaGAGACCTCAAGATTTCTCCACAGACCACCAGGACAAG CGGAGCCCACGTGGCCTGTCTGATTTCCTGGACAGTCTCAGGAGCTCTACAACCTGGCCACAGGCAGACGGCAGCTAG